A part of Prolixibacteraceae bacterium genomic DNA contains:
- the trmB gene encoding tRNA (guanosine(46)-N7)-methyltransferase TrmB yields MGKNKLKKFSEMETFPNVFQNAYRDLQEEPFENKGKWASSFFKNDNPIVVEVGCGKGEYTVGLAKKYPNKNFIGVDIKGSRMWLGAKESIDNNMTNVAFIRTHVELLHLFFDTDEISEIWITFADPQMKHTRRRLTSTRFMEHYRSYLKENGLVHLKTDSDFLYTYSDIMVKENKFEVLENTNDLYHSDIVDDILSIRTFYEQQWLNRGKTIKYIKWKMHRNLLVEPEVDIELDDYRSFGRRRRE; encoded by the coding sequence GTGGGAAAGAATAAACTAAAGAAATTTAGTGAGATGGAGACATTTCCAAATGTTTTCCAGAATGCTTATAGAGATTTACAAGAAGAACCTTTTGAAAATAAAGGGAAATGGGCATCTTCTTTTTTTAAAAATGACAATCCAATCGTTGTAGAGGTCGGTTGTGGAAAAGGGGAGTATACCGTAGGATTAGCAAAAAAGTATCCAAACAAAAATTTCATCGGGGTTGATATAAAAGGGTCTCGCATGTGGTTAGGAGCCAAGGAGTCTATTGATAATAACATGACGAATGTGGCATTTATCAGAACACATGTTGAACTATTACATCTATTTTTCGATACTGATGAGATATCTGAAATATGGATTACGTTTGCAGATCCTCAGATGAAGCATACAAGAAGAAGATTAACTTCTACTCGCTTCATGGAACACTATAGAAGTTATCTTAAGGAGAATGGATTGGTACATCTAAAAACCGATAGCGACTTTCTATATACGTACTCTGATATCATGGTGAAGGAGAATAAATTTGAGGTACTTGAAAATACCAATGATCTATATCACTCTGATATCGTCGATGATATTCTATCCATTAGAACCTTTTATGAGCAACAATGGCTAAATAGAGGAAAGACGATTAAATATATCAAATGGAAAATGCATCGTAACCTTTTGGTAGAACCAGAAGTGGATATTGAGCTTGATGACTATCGAAGCTTTGGTAGAAGAAGACGAGAATAG
- a CDS encoding MGMT family protein has product MTFNERVFFVVRLIPEGRVTTYGMIAKFVGAPKAARMVGWAMNRSHEQQEYIPAHRVVNRNGLLTGKAHFKGESMAARLEREGICIKENKIQQLDSLLWDPFNEIEIVPKAFYDDLNL; this is encoded by the coding sequence ATGACATTTAACGAGAGGGTATTCTTTGTTGTAAGGCTAATTCCAGAAGGTAGGGTTACTACGTATGGCATGATTGCTAAATTTGTTGGTGCTCCCAAGGCAGCGAGAATGGTAGGATGGGCAATGAATCGCTCTCATGAACAGCAAGAATATATTCCTGCACATCGTGTTGTAAATCGAAATGGTCTATTGACAGGCAAAGCACACTTTAAAGGAGAGAGCATGGCTGCAAGATTAGAGAGAGAAGGTATTTGTATCAAAGAGAACAAGATACAGCAACTAGATTCACTATTGTGGGACCCTTTCAACGAGATAGAGATTGTTCCAAAAGCTTTTTATGATGATCTTAACCTCTAA
- a CDS encoding TetR/AcrR family transcriptional regulator produces MQTKDQEDIKDDARNLIIQSARNIFGRFGYRKTTLEDIAKEAKKGKSSLYYYFDSKEELYMEVVKIEAKELSEGIMKVLKQIVDPRESLYRYIYERTVRIGQFETLHEAVKDSSITDMEFITPLRDRYLEDEISIIERFLKQGVSYGIFDIPNPTLVANTLVIAIKGYDQPIIQRKFGLESFNEKLHSLISLLLKGITSDIERKRNYHLPLVENAVD; encoded by the coding sequence ATGCAAACGAAAGATCAAGAGGACATAAAAGATGATGCAAGAAATCTCATCATACAATCTGCGAGGAATATCTTCGGAAGGTTTGGCTATCGTAAGACCACTCTAGAGGATATTGCAAAAGAGGCAAAAAAGGGAAAAAGCTCTCTGTATTACTATTTTGATAGTAAAGAGGAGTTGTATATGGAAGTAGTTAAAATTGAAGCAAAAGAACTCTCTGAAGGGATCATGAAGGTTCTTAAGCAGATTGTTGACCCGAGAGAGTCTCTGTATCGTTATATCTATGAGAGAACAGTTCGAATTGGTCAATTTGAGACATTACATGAGGCTGTAAAGGATTCAAGTATTACTGACATGGAGTTTATCACCCCTTTGAGAGATCGATATCTAGAAGATGAAATATCGATTATCGAACGTTTCTTAAAACAGGGCGTAAGCTATGGTATTTTTGATATTCCAAATCCTACTTTAGTTGCCAATACCTTAGTTATTGCGATCAAAGGCTATGATCAACCTATCATTCAACGTAAATTTGGATTAGAGAGTTTTAATGAGAAGTTACATTCATTGATCTCACTCCTTCTTAAGGGGATTACAAGCGATATAGAGCGCAAACGTAACTATCATCTTCCTTTGGTCGAAAATGCTGTAGATTAG
- the rnr gene encoding ribonuclease R, which yields MGNKRNKVKKGRKKLFTKKDIKKSIIKIFQENVSRSYNNKQLASILGVKDMPTKQLITVVLFELEDQKMIIQESRGKYKLDANAGYVNGTIKIASKGNGILTTDDVTEPILILSHHMNRALPGDKVKVLLHAKRKNKEQTGEVVEILDRNEKPMVGIIQRSKHFNFFIPNQKMSFDIFIPKDKLLRAEDGQRALVRITDWPTHAKNPFGEVVEVLGDVGDHKAEMNAIIAEYELPTAFPPRVESYAEGIVDGITEEEVAKRWDFREVTTFTIDPKDAKDFDDALSIKKLENGNWQIGVHIADVTHYVRPKTLLEEEAYERATSVYLVDRVVPMLPEHLSNGVCSLRPNEDKLCFSAVFELNNDAEIQKQWFGRTVIHSDRRFAYEEAQEIIEGADGDFKQEILTLDRLAKELRADRFNNGSIGFDRVEVKFNLDEHGRPTGVYFKESKDANKLIEEFMLLANKRVAEFIGKQPAGKKAKTFVYRIHDKPDPERLENFNRFIQRFGYGIQTTSPKNIALSMNKLLGHVDGKSEQNVIETLAIRTMAKAEYSTHNIGHYGLHFDYYSHFTSPIRRYPDMMVHRLLARYLDGGRSVMESKYEGMCQHASKREQRAANAERASIKYKQVEFMVDKIGAIFEGSISGVTEWGIYVELDENKCEGMIPLSMLKDDYYQFDEKNYCIIGKAFKNKYQMGDKLQVRIAKANLQKKQLDFELA from the coding sequence ATGGGTAACAAAAGAAATAAGGTCAAAAAGGGACGTAAAAAGTTATTTACCAAGAAGGATATCAAGAAGAGTATTATAAAGATTTTTCAGGAGAATGTCTCTAGATCTTATAATAACAAACAACTTGCCTCTATTCTTGGAGTAAAAGATATGCCGACCAAGCAGCTTATTACTGTCGTTCTGTTTGAGTTGGAAGATCAGAAAATGATTATTCAAGAATCACGTGGTAAATATAAGCTTGATGCCAATGCTGGCTATGTAAACGGAACGATAAAGATTGCATCAAAAGGAAATGGAATTCTTACTACTGATGATGTGACTGAACCCATACTTATTTTATCTCATCATATGAACAGGGCACTGCCAGGAGATAAAGTAAAAGTTTTACTTCATGCCAAAAGAAAGAATAAAGAACAAACTGGTGAAGTGGTAGAGATTTTAGATCGTAATGAGAAACCGATGGTGGGTATCATTCAAAGATCTAAACACTTTAACTTCTTTATTCCTAATCAAAAAATGAGCTTCGACATCTTTATACCTAAAGATAAGCTCCTACGTGCCGAAGATGGGCAACGTGCATTGGTACGTATTACAGATTGGCCAACCCATGCTAAGAATCCTTTTGGAGAAGTTGTTGAAGTACTAGGAGATGTTGGTGATCACAAAGCAGAGATGAATGCCATTATTGCTGAATACGAGCTTCCGACAGCTTTCCCTCCTCGTGTTGAGAGTTATGCTGAAGGTATTGTAGATGGAATTACAGAGGAGGAAGTAGCAAAGAGATGGGACTTTAGAGAGGTAACCACTTTTACTATCGACCCTAAAGATGCCAAAGATTTTGATGATGCACTTTCGATTAAGAAACTTGAAAATGGGAATTGGCAAATTGGTGTGCATATTGCTGATGTCACACATTATGTAAGACCAAAAACTCTTTTAGAAGAGGAAGCATACGAACGTGCAACATCTGTTTACCTTGTGGATAGAGTGGTTCCTATGTTACCAGAACATTTATCCAACGGGGTTTGTTCTCTACGTCCCAATGAAGACAAATTATGCTTCTCTGCTGTATTTGAGCTTAATAATGATGCCGAGATACAGAAGCAGTGGTTTGGACGTACTGTGATCCATTCAGATCGTCGATTTGCCTACGAAGAGGCACAAGAGATAATTGAAGGAGCTGATGGCGATTTCAAACAAGAGATCCTTACCTTGGATCGTCTTGCCAAGGAGCTGAGAGCAGATCGTTTTAATAATGGAAGTATTGGATTCGATAGAGTAGAAGTGAAGTTTAACCTAGATGAACATGGTAGACCAACTGGGGTATATTTCAAAGAGAGTAAAGATGCGAATAAATTGATTGAAGAGTTTATGCTTCTTGCCAACAAACGTGTTGCAGAGTTTATCGGTAAACAACCCGCAGGCAAAAAAGCGAAAACATTTGTCTACCGTATTCATGATAAGCCAGATCCTGAAAGGCTAGAGAACTTTAATCGCTTTATTCAACGATTCGGTTATGGTATACAGACAACATCACCTAAAAATATTGCGCTATCGATGAACAAACTTCTAGGACATGTTGATGGTAAATCAGAACAAAATGTCATTGAAACACTTGCGATACGTACCATGGCAAAAGCAGAGTATTCAACTCACAATATTGGACACTATGGTCTTCATTTTGATTACTATAGCCACTTTACTTCGCCAATTAGAAGGTATCCAGATATGATGGTACACCGTCTACTTGCAAGGTATCTTGATGGAGGTAGATCTGTGATGGAGTCGAAATATGAAGGAATGTGCCAACATGCTTCTAAAAGAGAACAACGTGCAGCAAATGCAGAAAGGGCCTCTATTAAATATAAACAAGTAGAGTTTATGGTTGATAAGATTGGCGCGATATTTGAGGGGTCTATCTCAGGCGTTACCGAATGGGGTATATATGTGGAGTTGGATGAAAACAAGTGTGAAGGAATGATACCGTTATCGATGTTAAAAGACGACTACTATCAGTTTGATGAAAAGAACTACTGTATCATAGGTAAGGCCTTTAAGAATAAATATCAAATGGGAGATAAGCTTCAAGTCCGCATAGCAAAGGCGAACCTACAGAAGAAGCAACTAGATTTCGAATTGGCATAA
- a CDS encoding TetR/AcrR family transcriptional regulator, whose product MKNENVNTKKDAVRENILTIAQDIFSKYGYKKTTLDDIANAVRKGKSSLYYYFDSKEDIFQEVIKKEADILRQELSKVLRKDTDPEDKLRDYILTKITTYRQLANFYNAIENDTAAVSFVESMKATYDQEEIRMMKRILLDGARRGRFAIQDFTLAAIGITTAVKGLEMPLSAGTYKESDLEKSVDAILQILCYGIMKR is encoded by the coding sequence ATGAAGAACGAAAACGTGAACACAAAAAAAGATGCCGTTCGTGAGAATATTTTGACTATTGCCCAAGATATTTTCAGCAAGTATGGCTATAAGAAAACCACACTTGACGATATCGCGAACGCCGTACGAAAAGGGAAGAGTTCCCTATACTATTACTTCGATAGTAAAGAGGACATCTTTCAAGAGGTGATCAAAAAGGAAGCAGACATTCTTCGTCAAGAGCTTTCTAAAGTACTTCGTAAAGACACAGACCCGGAGGATAAATTAAGAGATTACATATTGACTAAGATAACCACTTATCGACAACTTGCTAATTTCTATAATGCGATTGAAAACGACACAGCAGCAGTAAGCTTTGTTGAATCGATGAAGGCTACTTATGATCAGGAAGAGATTCGTATGATGAAACGTATTTTATTAGATGGTGCAAGAAGGGGACGTTTTGCGATCCAAGATTTCACTCTTGCAGCTATCGGTATTACGACAGCGGTAAAAGGACTAGAGATGCCTTTATCTGCAGGAACATACAAAGAGAGTGATCTTGAGAAAAGTGTAGATGCTATTCTACAAATTCTATGTTATGGTATTATGAAACGATAG